A stretch of Streptococcus chenjunshii DNA encodes these proteins:
- the dnaB gene encoding replicative DNA helicase, with amino-acid sequence MAEVPELRVQPQDILAEQSVLGSIFISPEKLIAIREFVEPDDFYKYSHKIIFRAMITLNDRNEAIDATTVRTILDDQGDLQNIGGLSYIVELVNSVPTSANAEYYAKIVAEKAMLRNIISKLTDTVNLAYEGARESEDIIADAEKALVEINEHTHRSGFRKISDVLKVNYENLEMRSQQTTDVTGLPTGFRDLDRITTGLHADQLIILAARPAVGKTAFVLNIAQNVGTKQNRPVAIFSLEMGAESLVDRMLAAEGMVDSHALRTGQLTDQDWNNVTIAQGALAEAPIYIDDTPGIKVTEIRARARKLSQELEGGLGLIVIDYLQLITGTRPDNRQQEVSEISRQLKILAKELKVPVIALSQLSRGVEQRQDKRPVLSDIRESGSIEQDADIVAFLYRDDYYRKEGESPEDMIEDNTIEVILEKNRSGARGTVKLIFQKEYNKFSSIAQFEER; translated from the coding sequence TTGGCAGAAGTACCAGAGCTGAGAGTTCAGCCGCAGGACATTTTAGCAGAACAATCGGTTTTAGGTTCCATTTTTATTTCTCCAGAAAAGCTAATTGCCATCAGAGAATTTGTTGAACCAGATGATTTTTACAAATACTCTCATAAAATTATTTTTCGGGCGATGATCACCTTGAATGACCGCAATGAAGCCATTGATGCGACAACTGTCAGAACAATTTTAGATGATCAGGGGGATTTGCAGAATATCGGCGGCCTTTCTTATATTGTAGAACTTGTTAACAGTGTTCCAACAAGTGCTAATGCAGAGTATTATGCCAAAATAGTGGCTGAAAAGGCTATGCTGCGGAACATAATTTCGAAGCTGACAGACACTGTTAACCTCGCTTATGAGGGGGCGAGAGAGTCTGAGGATATTATTGCAGACGCCGAAAAGGCCCTAGTAGAAATCAATGAGCATACCCATCGCAGCGGTTTTCGCAAAATTTCAGATGTTTTAAAAGTTAATTATGAAAATCTCGAAATGCGTTCCCAGCAAACAACAGATGTCACTGGTTTGCCAACAGGTTTTCGTGACTTGGACCGAATTACGACAGGTTTGCACGCTGATCAGCTAATTATCCTTGCTGCCCGCCCGGCTGTCGGCAAAACTGCCTTTGTTTTAAATATTGCCCAAAATGTTGGGACAAAGCAAAATCGTCCGGTTGCTATTTTTTCACTGGAAATGGGTGCGGAGAGTTTGGTAGACCGTATGCTGGCAGCTGAAGGTATGGTTGATTCCCATGCTTTAAGAACAGGTCAGTTAACTGATCAGGATTGGAATAATGTGACAATTGCTCAAGGCGCTTTAGCTGAAGCTCCTATTTATATTGACGATACCCCTGGAATTAAGGTGACTGAGATTCGCGCTCGTGCTCGAAAATTATCCCAAGAACTCGAAGGCGGTCTCGGGCTGATTGTTATTGATTATCTGCAGCTAATTACAGGGACTCGTCCTGATAACCGTCAGCAGGAAGTTTCAGAAATCTCACGCCAATTAAAAATTTTGGCCAAGGAGCTGAAAGTTCCTGTGATTGCTCTCAGTCAGCTATCACGGGGGGTTGAGCAGCGTCAGGACAAGCGTCCTGTTTTATCGGATATTCGTGAATCTGGTTCCATTGAACAGGATGCAGATATCGTTGCTTTTCTTTATCGTGATGACTATTATCGCAAGGAAGGGGAAAGTCCTGAAGATATGATAGAAGATAACACGATTGAAGTTATCCTTGAGAAAAACCGCAGTGGTGCTCGCGGAACTGTAAAACTCATATTTCAAAAAGAGTATAATAAATTTTCCAGTATAGCCCAGTTTGAAGAGAGATGA
- the rplI gene encoding 50S ribosomal protein L9, protein MKVIFLADVKGKGKKGEVKEVPTGYAQNFLIKKNLAKEATKQAVSELKGKQRSEAKVQAEHLAEAKAIQEKLNLEEIRVQFLEKVGPDGRTFGSVTAKKIAEELEKQFGIKVDKRHIELDHPIRVLGLIEVPVKLHKDVKADIKLNIKEV, encoded by the coding sequence ATGAAAGTTATCTTTTTAGCAGATGTCAAGGGAAAAGGTAAGAAAGGTGAAGTTAAAGAAGTTCCTACAGGTTATGCCCAGAATTTTCTTATAAAGAAGAATTTAGCTAAAGAAGCGACGAAACAGGCTGTCAGCGAATTGAAGGGAAAGCAAAGATCCGAAGCTAAGGTTCAGGCAGAGCATCTGGCAGAAGCAAAAGCTATTCAGGAAAAACTTAATCTGGAGGAAATTCGTGTTCAATTTTTGGAGAAAGTTGGTCCGGACGGTCGTACTTTTGGCTCTGTCACAGCGAAAAAAATTGCTGAGGAGCTGGAAAAACAGTTTGGAATTAAAGTAGATAAACGCCATATTGAATTAGACCATCCTATCCGTGTGTTGGGACTGATTGAAGTTCCTGTAAAGCTGCATAAAGATGTCAAGGCTGACATTAAATTAAACATAAAAGAAGTTTGA
- a CDS encoding DHH family phosphoesterase encodes MRRFRFATIHLIMIGLILFGILAICVRVFQSQTAILTAIFLTLLFVVALLYYQKETYEISELEQIELLNDQTEVNLKNLLEQMPVGIIQFDLSSNEIVWFNPYAELIFTNENGEFEYRFVKEVIANKRNGSASQSFEKSGNKYSIYLDESTGIFYFFDASMGNRQLGDVSLLRPVIGIISVDNYDDVTDDLSDADVSQINSFIANFISDFTQAKKIFYRRVDMDRFYFFTDYSVLSDLMAVKFSVLDAFRKEAQERKLPLTLSMGISYGDSEHDKIGQVALQNLNIALVRGGDQIVVRENDDQKQPMYFGGGSVSTVKRSRTRTRAMMTAISDRLKTVDSVFVVGHKHLDMDALGSAVGMQFFASNITDNAYTVYNPSDMNPDIARAVARLQTDEQMHLVTVEQALDMLTPRSLLIMVDHSKVSLTLSRELYMQFRDIIVVDHHRRDEDFPDNAVLSFVESGASSASELVTELIQFQNARKRLNKIQASILMAGIMLDTKNFSTRVTSRTFDVASYLRTLGSDSAEIQNIAAIDFDEYRLINELVLKGEKVGEHILLASGSEHAVYTNVIASKAADMLLSMAGIEATFVVTRNSAQVTSISARSRNQINVQRIMESLGGGHFNLAACQLPDLTVSQAREELLGVIESELIEKEAAEE; translated from the coding sequence ATGAGAAGATTTCGTTTTGCAACTATTCATCTGATTATGATTGGTTTGATACTCTTTGGTATTTTGGCAATCTGTGTTAGGGTTTTTCAGAGTCAAACAGCTATTTTAACAGCCATTTTTTTGACTTTGCTGTTTGTTGTTGCTTTGCTTTATTATCAGAAAGAGACTTATGAAATTTCTGAACTGGAGCAGATAGAGCTGCTGAATGATCAGACTGAAGTCAATTTAAAAAACTTGCTGGAGCAGATGCCAGTAGGCATTATTCAATTTGATTTATCCAGCAATGAAATTGTCTGGTTTAATCCTTATGCCGAGCTTATATTCACTAATGAAAACGGTGAATTTGAGTATCGCTTTGTCAAAGAGGTCATTGCTAACAAGCGCAATGGTTCTGCCAGTCAGTCATTTGAAAAAAGCGGCAATAAATATTCTATTTATTTGGATGAATCAACTGGTATTTTTTATTTCTTTGATGCTTCTATGGGCAACAGGCAGCTAGGAGATGTCAGTTTACTGCGTCCTGTTATAGGTATTATTTCAGTTGATAACTATGATGATGTGACAGACGATTTATCAGATGCAGATGTTTCGCAAATCAATAGTTTTATTGCAAACTTTATTTCTGATTTCACGCAGGCAAAGAAGATTTTTTACCGCCGTGTTGACATGGATCGTTTTTATTTCTTTACTGATTACTCTGTACTAAGCGATCTTATGGCAGTAAAATTTTCTGTTCTGGATGCTTTTCGCAAAGAGGCACAGGAAAGAAAGCTTCCGTTGACCTTAAGTATGGGGATATCCTATGGTGACAGTGAGCATGATAAAATTGGCCAAGTCGCTTTACAAAACCTAAATATCGCTCTTGTCAGAGGCGGAGATCAAATTGTTGTCCGCGAGAATGACGATCAAAAACAGCCTATGTATTTTGGCGGTGGCTCAGTTTCAACAGTTAAACGTTCTCGGACAAGAACACGTGCAATGATGACAGCAATCTCTGACCGGCTCAAAACGGTCGACAGTGTCTTTGTTGTTGGGCATAAACATCTTGATATGGATGCTTTGGGCTCTGCTGTCGGGATGCAGTTTTTTGCCAGCAATATTACGGATAATGCTTACACAGTTTATAATCCTTCCGATATGAATCCAGATATTGCCAGAGCGGTAGCAAGACTGCAAACCGATGAACAAATGCATTTGGTTACAGTCGAGCAGGCTTTGGACATGCTGACTCCCCGTTCCTTACTGATTATGGTTGATCATTCAAAGGTGTCTCTGACCTTATCAAGAGAACTGTATATGCAGTTTAGGGATATTATCGTTGTTGACCATCACCGGCGTGATGAAGATTTTCCCGATAATGCCGTCCTTTCCTTTGTGGAAAGCGGAGCAAGCAGTGCCAGTGAATTGGTAACGGAACTGATTCAGTTTCAGAATGCCCGTAAGCGGCTGAATAAAATTCAGGCTAGTATTTTGATGGCTGGGATTATGCTGGATACTAAGAATTTTTCAACACGTGTAACCAGCCGTACTTTCGATGTTGCCAGCTATTTACGGACATTGGGAAGCGATAGTGCGGAAATCCAAAATATTGCTGCAATTGATTTTGATGAATATCGGCTGATTAATGAGCTTGTCCTGAAAGGCGAAAAAGTTGGAGAACATATTTTGTTGGCTAGCGGCTCTGAACATGCTGTTTACACCAATGTTATAGCCAGTAAAGCTGCTGATATGCTGCTTTCTATGGCTGGAATAGAAGCGACTTTTGTCGTGACACGTAATAGTGCTCAAGTGACTTCTATATCGGCTCGCAGCAGGAATCAGATTAATGTTCAGCGTATTATGGAAAGTCTTGGCGGCGGTCATTTTAATTTAGCAGCTTGTCAGCTACCGGATTTGACGGTTAGTCAAGCAAGGGAAGAATTGCTTGGCGTTATTGAGAGTGAGTTAATAGAAAAGGAGGCAGCAGAAGAATGA